The sequence TGTGGTGTCTGTTTCGTTGGACCAGAAGTTTGATCTTAATGCGATTGTCCAAGGGAACCCGTTAGTTGAGTATTGTCCGGAAAAATTTCCGGGGTTAGTTTTCAGATTAAAAAAACCCAAAACTGCTATGCTCATTTTTCGTACTGGAAAAATGATTTGTACCGGAGCTAAATCTGGGAAGGCTGCAAAGCGAGCAGTGAAGAAGACCATAAGCGAACTGAAAGCAAGCGGGATAATCATCCCTGGCAAACCTGAAATTAAAATAGTGAATATTGTTGCTACGGCAAATCTTTTGGGGCACATAGAACTGGAAGATTGTGCTTACATTCTAAGAAA comes from Candidatus Bathyarchaeum sp. and encodes:
- a CDS encoding TATA-box-binding protein, translated to MPVFDPCIRIQNVVVSVSLDQKFDLNAIVQGNPLVEYCPEKFPGLVFRLKKPKTAMLIFRTGKMICTGAKSGKAAKRAVKKTISELKASGIIIPGKPEIKIVNIVATANLLGHIELEDCAYILRKTMYEPEQFPGLIYRMDEPKVVILLFASGKLVCTGATKEEDVYAAVDSLHKTLQENDLITNS